A part of Acidobacteriota bacterium genomic DNA contains:
- a CDS encoding DNA cytosine methyltransferase, with amino-acid sequence MSSPTRDDARGKTRGGESAAGDGPLSSPRVFSVLELFCGLGGCSEALRQQAPGRHRITAAVDVNHLALEAYRHNFPDHRALLRAMEGFSARDLKEFGADLWWLSPPCQPFTRRGRRLDDADPRARPLLHLIDRLAEAGPAYLALENVPGFESSRCRQRLLRVLEDGGYAVREALLCPSQLGWPNRRRRYYLLASREGRLPEIEGPSDPPTPTCSLNTLLAAESTAIRDDELVVDPRLVHSYRYALHRVRADDPAAVT; translated from the coding sequence ATGTCTTCGCCAACCCGGGATGACGCCCGGGGAAAGACTCGGGGTGGAGAGAGCGCGGCCGGCGACGGCCCCCTCTCTTCACCCCGGGTTTTTTCCGTTTTAGAGCTCTTCTGCGGCCTCGGCGGCTGCTCCGAGGCGCTCCGGCAACAGGCCCCCGGCCGCCACCGCATCACCGCCGCGGTGGATGTCAACCACCTCGCCCTGGAGGCCTACCGGCACAACTTCCCCGACCACCGGGCGCTCCTGCGGGCCATGGAAGGCTTTTCCGCCCGGGATCTGAAGGAATTCGGCGCCGACCTCTGGTGGCTGTCCCCACCCTGTCAGCCCTTCACCCGCCGCGGCCGACGCCTCGACGACGCCGATCCCCGCGCCCGCCCCCTGCTGCACCTCATCGACCGCCTGGCCGAGGCTGGTCCGGCCTATCTGGCGCTGGAGAATGTGCCGGGCTTCGAATCCTCCCGCTGCCGGCAACGCCTGTTGAGGGTCCTCGAGGACGGTGGCTACGCGGTGCGCGAAGCCCTCCTCTGCCCCAGCCAGCTGGGCTGGCCCAACCGCCGCCGGCGCTACTATTTGTTGGCCTCCCGGGAGGGCCGCCTGCCCGAAATCGAAGGCCCCTCCGACCCGCCGACACCGACCTGCTCCTTGAACACTCTGCTGGCAGCCGAGTCGACAGCGATCCGAGACGACGAGCTCGTCGTCGATCCTCGGCTGGTCCACTCGTACCGCTACGCCCTGCATCGAGTCCGGGCCGACGACCCGGCAGCCGTGACT